A window of Rubricoccus marinus contains these coding sequences:
- the rplA gene encoding 50S ribosomal protein L1 yields MAKKGKRYTQAAELIASAVEDAEGGLPLDTAADLIKKTARAKFDESVDIDIRLGVDPRHADQMVRGSVALPHGTGKDVRVLVLTNEGQQGDARDAGADLVGLDDFVDKIQNDGFTDFDVMIATPDVMPKIGRLGRVLGPRGLMPNPKSGTVTTDVAAAVKAVKSGQIDFRVDKTGIVHTSIGKSSFSTEQIHENALAFIKEIVRLRPAAAKGAYVKSVTLSTTMGPAVPVDRSVGASAAR; encoded by the coding sequence ATGGCCAAGAAAGGCAAGCGCTACACCCAAGCGGCTGAACTCATCGCGAGCGCGGTGGAGGACGCTGAAGGTGGGCTCCCCTTGGACACCGCAGCGGATCTCATCAAGAAGACCGCCCGCGCCAAGTTCGACGAGTCCGTCGATATCGATATCCGCCTCGGCGTTGACCCCCGCCACGCTGACCAGATGGTCCGCGGCTCGGTCGCGCTCCCTCACGGGACGGGCAAGGACGTCCGCGTTCTCGTCCTGACCAACGAAGGTCAGCAGGGCGACGCCCGCGACGCCGGCGCCGACCTCGTCGGCCTCGATGACTTCGTGGACAAGATCCAGAACGACGGGTTCACAGACTTCGACGTGATGATCGCCACGCCCGACGTGATGCCAAAGATCGGCCGCCTCGGTCGCGTTCTCGGTCCTCGCGGCCTGATGCCGAACCCTAAGTCCGGCACGGTCACGACGGACGTTGCCGCTGCAGTCAAGGCGGTCAAGTCTGGTCAGATCGACTTCCGCGTCGACAAGACCGGCATCGTGCACACCTCGATCGGCAAGTCGTCCTTCTCGACGGAGCAGATCCACGAGAACGCACTCGCCTTCATCAAGGAGATCGTCCGCCTTCGCCCGGCCGCCGCTAAGGGCGCCTACGTGAAGAGCGTCACGCTCTCTACGACGATGGGCCCGGCCGTTCCGGTCGACCGTTCCGTCGGCGCTTCCGCTGCCCGCTAA
- the rplJ gene encoding 50S ribosomal protein L10, giving the protein MPLTRDQKAEAIEEIEATLSEANTVYLTDYKGLTVDQANSLRRSFREADIQFRVLKNTLLRRAMESRGGFDDLLEQLNGPTAVAFTNDPAAPAKVLKKFLKDNDVEIPHFKGAYIDGAIYPEGQLDALAALKSKDELLADILGLLMAPITNVASALGAQGSGLASVIQQISEKEEA; this is encoded by the coding sequence ATGCCGCTCACACGAGACCAAAAGGCGGAGGCGATCGAAGAGATCGAGGCGACGCTCAGCGAAGCCAACACCGTTTACCTCACCGACTACAAAGGCCTGACGGTCGACCAGGCGAACTCGCTTCGCCGGTCCTTCCGCGAGGCTGACATCCAGTTCCGCGTTCTCAAGAACACGCTCCTTCGGCGTGCGATGGAGAGCCGCGGCGGATTCGACGACCTGCTCGAGCAGCTCAACGGACCTACGGCCGTCGCCTTCACGAACGACCCTGCAGCGCCCGCGAAGGTGCTGAAGAAGTTCCTGAAGGACAACGACGTCGAGATCCCGCACTTCAAGGGCGCTTACATCGACGGCGCGATCTACCCCGAGGGGCAGCTCGATGCCCTCGCGGCTCTGAAGAGCAAGGACGAGCTCCTCGCCGACATCCTGGGCCTGCTCATGGCGCCGATCACGAACGTTGCCAGCGCACTCGGTGCGCAGGGCTCCGGCCTCGCGAGCGTCATCCAGCAGATCTCCGAGAAAGAAGAGGCCTAG
- the rplL gene encoding 50S ribosomal protein L7/L12, whose translation MADINQIAESLVNLTIKEANDLLTVLKDEYGIEPAAAAAVMAGPAAGGDAAAAEEQSEFDVILTAVGDKKINVIKEVRTITGLGLKEAKELVDGAPSPIKEGATKEEADEIKGKLEGAGATVELK comes from the coding sequence ATGGCTGACATCAACCAGATCGCCGAGTCCCTCGTCAACCTCACCATCAAGGAGGCCAACGACCTGCTGACCGTCCTCAAGGACGAGTACGGTATCGAGCCCGCCGCTGCCGCTGCCGTCATGGCTGGCCCCGCAGCCGGTGGCGACGCCGCTGCAGCCGAGGAGCAGAGCGAGTTCGACGTGATCCTCACCGCCGTTGGCGACAAGAAGATCAACGTCATCAAGGAGGTCCGCACCATCACCGGCCTCGGTCTCAAGGAGGCCAAGGAGCTGGTCGACGGCGCACCGTCCCCGATCAAGGAAGGCGCCACCAAGGAGGAGGCCGACGAGATCAAGGGCAAGCTCGAGGGCGCCGGCGCGACCGTCGAGCTCAAGTAA